The following proteins come from a genomic window of Lemur catta isolate mLemCat1 chromosome 4, mLemCat1.pri, whole genome shotgun sequence:
- the SLC20A1 gene encoding sodium-dependent phosphate transporter 1, translated as MASTMATLIASTIAATAASGHSVDLWMVIVGFIIAFVLAFSVGANDVANSFGTAVGSGVVTLKQACILASVFETVGSVLLGAKVSETIRKGLIDVEMYNSTDGSRQLVAGSVSAMFGSAVWQLVASFLKLPISGTHCIVGATIGFSLVAKGQEGVKWSELIKIVMSWFVSPLLSGIMSGILFFLVRAFILRKADPVPNGLRALPVFYACTIGINLFSIMYTGAPLLGFDKLPLWGTILISVGCAVFCALIVWFFVCPRMKRKIEREIKSSPSESPLMEKKNSLKEDHEETKLSLGDSENGNPVSEVGSATVPLRAVVEERTVSFKLGDLEEAPEQERLPSVDLKEETSIDSTMNGAVELPNGNLVQFSQAVSNQINSSGHYQYHTVHKDSGLYKELLHKLHLAKVGDCMGDSGDKPLRRNNSYTSYTMAICGMPLDSFRAKEGEQKGEEMEKLTWPNADSKKRIRMDSYTSYCNAVSDLHSASEMDMSVKAEMGLGDRKGSSSSLEEWYDQDKPEVSLLFQFLQILTACFGSFAHGGNDVSNAIGPLVALYLVYYTGDVSSKVATPIWLLLYGGVGICMGLWVWGRRVIQTMGKDLTPITPSSGFSIELASALTVVIASNIGLPISTTHCKVGSVVSVGWLRSKKAVDWRLFRNIFMAWFVTVPISGVISAAIMAVFKYVIL; from the exons ATGGCATCTACCATGGCAACGCTGATCGCCAGTACTATAGCTGCTACTGCTGCTTCTGGTCATTCGGTGGACCTCTGGATGGTCATCGTAGGCTTTATTATTGCATTTGTCTTGGCATTCTCCGTGGGAGCCAATGATGTAGCAAATTCTTTTGGTACAGCTGTAGGCTCAGGTGTAGTGACCCTGAAGCAAGCGTGTATCCTAGCTAGCGTCTTTGAAACCGTGGGCTCAGTCTTACTGGGGGCCAAAGTGAGCGAAACCATCCGGAAGGGCTTGATTGACGTGGAGATGTACAACTCGACCGACGGGTCGAGACAGCTGGTGGCTGGCTCAGTCAGCGCTATGTTTG GTTCTGCTGTGTGGCAACTAGTGGCTTCGTTTTTGAAGCTCCCCATTTCTGGGACCCATTGTATTGTTGGCGCAACCATTGGTTTCTCTCTCGTGGCGAAGGGGCAGGAGGGTGTCAAGTGGTCTGAACTGATAAAAATTG TGATGTCTTGGTTCGTGTCTCCACTGCTTTCTGGAATTATGTCTGGAATATTATTCTTCCTTGTTCGTGCATTCATCCTCCGTAAG GCAGATCCAGTTCCTAATGGTTTGCGAGCTTTGCCAGTTTTCTATGCCTGCACAATTGGAATAAACCTCTTTTCCATCATGTATACTGGAGCACCGT TGCTGGGCTTTGACAAACTTCCTCTGTGGGGTACCATCCTCATCTCGGTGGGATGTGCAGTTTTCTGTGCGCTTATCGTCTGGTTCTTTGTATGTCCcaggatgaagagaaaaattgAAC GAGAAATAAAGTCTAGTCCTTCTGAAAGCCccttaatggaaaaaaagaatagcttGAAAGAAGACCATGAAGAAACAAAGTTGTCTCTTGGTGATAGTGAAAATGGGAATCCTGTTTCTGAGGTAGGGTCAGCCACTGTGCCCCTCCGGGCAGTGGTGGAGGAGAGAACAGTCTCATTTAAACTTGGAGACTTGGAGGAAGCTCCAGAACAAGAGAGGCTTCCCAGTGTGGACCTGAAAGAAGAAACCAGCATAGACAGCACCATGAATG GTGCAGTGGAGTTGCCTAATGGGAACCTTGTCCAGTTCAGTCAAGCTGTCAGCAACCAGATAAACTCAAGTGGCCACTATCAGTATCACACTGTGCATAAAGATTCTGGCTTGTACAAAGAGCTGCTCCATAAATTACATCTTGCCAAGGTGGGAGACTGCATGGGAGACTCTGGCGACAAACCCTTGAGGCGTAATAATAGCTATACTTCCTATACCATGGCAATATGTGGCATGCCTCTGGATTCATTCCGTGCCAAAGAAGGTGAACAGAAGGGTGAAGAAATGGAGAAGCTGACATGGCCTAACGCAGACTCCAAGAAGCGAATTCGAATGGACAGTTACACCAGTTACTGCAATGCTGTATCTGACCTTCACTCGGCGTCTGAGATGGACATGAGTGTCAAGGCAGAGATGGGTCTGGGTGACAGAAAAGGAAGTAGTAGCTCTCTAGAAGAATGGTATGACCAGGATAAGCCTGAAgtctctctcctcttccagtTTCTGCAGATCCTTACAGCCTGCTTTGGGTCATTTGCCCATGGTGGCAATGATGTCAG CAATGCCATCGGTCCTCTGGTTGCTTTGTACTTGGTTTACTACACGGGAGATGTTTCTTCAAAAGTGGCGACACCCATATGGCTTTTACTCTATGGTGGTGTTGGTATCtgtatgggcctgtgggtttgGGGAAGGAGAGTTATCCAGACCATGGGGAAGGATCTGACACCAATCACACCTTCTAG TGGCTTCAGTATTGAACTGGCATCTGCTCTCACTGTGGTAATTGCATCAAATATTGGCCTGCCCATCAGTACAACACACTGTAAA GTGGGCTCTGTTGTATCTGTTGGCTGGCTCCGATCCAAGAAGGCTGTTGACTGGCGACTCTTCCGCAACATTTTTATGGCCTGGTTTGTCACGGTCCCCATTTCTGGCGTTATCAGTGCTGCCATCATGGCAGTCTTCAAATATGTCATCCTCTGA